From Acidobacteriota bacterium, a single genomic window includes:
- a CDS encoding MBL fold metallo-hydrolase: MELYPKAYQIQSIYGGRNLFQYLFVGDNVVLVDTGIATTPEKTIFPFFDSIDLDPRRLTLAVTTHADLDHQGGNDAIKRISPAVMLSCGEADRKLVENPAALYCERYNFLKEDHEVGFDGNPSPDAGRHRYMDLTFSGGERIHLAENWWLEILHVPGHSNGHLALYDRRFGALFSGDAVQGRGCPKATGEMAIPVTYYHVDTYISTIQHFEHLPISVLYSGHWPVMRGEEVKDFLSESRRTVEFVDRVILRSLEKNRPGMTMKQLIDTVAAAVGDWPDDGVFLAMFPIKGHMDRLEHQGLVKLDRGSRPAKWVAA, encoded by the coding sequence ATGGAACTCTATCCAAAGGCTTACCAGATTCAATCAATCTACGGCGGCCGGAATCTTTTTCAGTACCTTTTCGTAGGTGACAACGTAGTGCTGGTGGATACGGGAATCGCCACAACTCCCGAAAAAACCATCTTCCCGTTCTTTGACAGCATCGATCTGGACCCTCGGCGTTTGACGCTGGCAGTCACAACTCATGCCGACCTTGATCACCAGGGAGGGAATGACGCCATCAAGCGCATCTCGCCCGCTGTTATGCTGAGCTGTGGCGAAGCGGACCGCAAGCTGGTGGAAAATCCCGCGGCACTGTATTGCGAACGGTACAACTTTCTGAAGGAAGATCACGAGGTAGGATTCGATGGTAACCCATCACCAGATGCCGGCAGACATCGATATATGGACCTGACCTTTTCCGGCGGCGAAAGAATTCATCTTGCTGAGAACTGGTGGCTTGAGATACTCCATGTACCTGGCCATTCGAATGGGCACCTCGCGCTCTACGACCGCAGGTTTGGAGCATTGTTTTCGGGTGATGCCGTGCAGGGTCGGGGCTGCCCGAAGGCAACCGGAGAAATGGCAATTCCTGTCACCTACTACCATGTGGACACCTACATTTCCACCATCCAGCACTTTGAACACCTGCCGATCAGTGTCCTTTATTCGGGACACTGGCCGGTGATGCGAGGCGAAGAAGTGAAGGACTTCCTTTCGGAATCGCGCCGGACGGTGGAATTTGTGGACCGTGTTATCTTGCGCAGTCTGGAGAAGAATCGGCCGGGGATGACGATGAAGCAATTGATCGATACCGTGGCGGCCGCCGTGGGCGACTGGCCTGACGACGGCGTCTTTCTTGCCATGTTTCCCATCAAGGGCCACATGGACCGCCTGGAACACCAGGGACTGGTGAAGCTTGACCGTGGCAGCCGCCCGGCGAAATGGGTTGCCGCGTGA
- a CDS encoding aldo/keto reductase, with translation MNYRTLPNSSLKVSRVSFGTMTFGSQTDEGVAQRMIDLCLDAGINFIDTANIYNKGLSETIVGKLLKGRRNKVVLATKVRGKMSDGLDESGLSRAAMLKAIDSSLQRLQTDYVDIYYLHQPDYDVPIEETLAAMDDLVKAGKVRHPAISNYAAWQVAEIHCIAKKNGYQPPFISQPMYNMLARAIEDEYLPFCKRYGVAVIPYNPLAGGLLTGKQSREGKPISGSRFDGNKMYLDRYWHDDDFAAVEDLKTIARDAGKTILELALQWVLSQGQVDSVILGASRLEQLEENLKACEGGKLPNDVLERCDDVWRHLRGVTPKYNR, from the coding sequence ATGAATTATCGAACCTTGCCCAATTCCTCTTTAAAAGTTTCGCGCGTTTCATTTGGGACGATGACCTTTGGGTCACAAACGGACGAGGGCGTCGCCCAGCGCATGATTGATCTATGCTTGGATGCCGGGATCAATTTCATCGACACGGCAAATATTTATAACAAAGGCCTTTCAGAAACCATTGTGGGGAAGTTGCTGAAGGGCCGCCGCAATAAAGTAGTTCTTGCTACGAAGGTGCGCGGCAAAATGAGCGACGGACTCGATGAGTCGGGGCTTTCACGGGCGGCTATGCTCAAAGCAATTGACAGCAGCTTACAGCGGCTTCAGACCGACTATGTAGATATTTACTATCTCCATCAGCCCGATTATGACGTTCCCATTGAGGAAACTCTCGCTGCCATGGATGACCTGGTGAAAGCGGGGAAGGTTCGCCACCCCGCAATTTCCAACTACGCTGCCTGGCAGGTTGCGGAAATCCACTGCATCGCGAAAAAGAATGGATACCAGCCGCCTTTCATTTCTCAGCCCATGTATAACATGCTGGCCCGCGCCATCGAAGATGAATATCTGCCTTTCTGCAAGCGGTATGGTGTTGCGGTGATTCCTTACAATCCGCTGGCGGGCGGATTATTGACTGGCAAACAGTCGCGCGAGGGCAAGCCGATATCAGGTTCGCGTTTTGATGGAAACAAGATGTACCTGGATCGTTACTGGCACGATGATGATTTTGCGGCGGTTGAGGATCTTAAGACGATTGCCCGCGATGCTGGGAAGACAATTCTGGAACTGGCACTGCAGTGGGTACTCAGTCAGGGCCAGGTTGATTCTGTTATCCTCGGAGCTTCACGGTTGGAACAATTGGAGGAAAATCTGAAGGCCTGCGAGGGCGGAAAACTTCCTAACGACGTGCTTGAGCGATGCGACGATGTCTGGCGTCACTTGCGGGGTGTCACGCCAAAATACAACCGCTGA
- the ypdA gene encoding YpdA family putative bacillithiol disulfide reductase, with the protein MDGQLDVLVIGAGPTGLACAIEATRSNFSVLVVEKGCLVNSIFSYPPGMTFFTTRERLEIGDIPFPSINVKPTRAEALEYYRGVAEFYHVPVHFQERVAGVVGSDGNFEIHASTSDGDQKCYRTRKVIIATGYYDIPNLMGVPGEDLPKVSHYYGEAHAFYQRKVAVIGGANSAAIAALDLFRHGAEVTLIHWEPELSRHIKYWIRPDIENRIKEGSIRACMETTVKEITQGAVWVESAQGGRTRIENDYVFALTGYHPDFEFLRRVGIEIDPKTSRPNCDPKTRESNVPGVYLAGVVISGRHTNEIFIENGRFHGKQIVTDIQKHLGGLAPKPEEEVKAEPLD; encoded by the coding sequence ATGGATGGCCAACTGGACGTGCTGGTGATTGGAGCGGGGCCCACAGGTCTGGCCTGCGCGATTGAGGCTACCCGCAGCAATTTTAGCGTTCTCGTGGTGGAGAAGGGATGTCTGGTCAACTCCATTTTCAGCTACCCACCCGGAATGACATTTTTTACGACTCGCGAGCGCCTTGAAATTGGCGATATCCCATTCCCCAGCATTAACGTAAAGCCAACTCGGGCTGAAGCCCTGGAATATTATCGTGGTGTTGCCGAATTCTATCACGTGCCTGTACATTTCCAGGAGCGTGTGGCCGGCGTTGTCGGCTCTGACGGGAATTTCGAAATCCATGCCAGCACGTCTGACGGCGACCAGAAGTGTTACCGTACGCGCAAAGTAATTATCGCAACCGGCTATTACGACATTCCAAACCTGATGGGCGTCCCTGGAGAAGACTTGCCGAAGGTGTCACATTACTATGGCGAGGCCCATGCGTTCTATCAGAGAAAAGTTGCCGTCATCGGCGGGGCTAACTCGGCTGCGATTGCGGCGCTTGACCTCTTCCGCCACGGCGCCGAAGTCACCCTCATCCACTGGGAACCCGAGCTGAGCCGCCACATTAAATATTGGATCCGGCCGGATATCGAAAACCGAATCAAAGAAGGTTCTATCCGCGCCTGCATGGAAACCACTGTCAAAGAGATTACGCAGGGCGCAGTGTGGGTGGAAAGTGCCCAGGGTGGACGCACGCGCATCGAGAATGATTACGTATTCGCTCTTACAGGATATCACCCGGATTTCGAATTTCTGCGCCGGGTGGGGATCGAAATCGATCCCAAAACATCCCGCCCAAATTGCGACCCTAAGACTCGTGAAAGCAATGTTCCGGGCGTTTATCTGGCCGGTGTGGTAATTTCCGGGCGACACACAAACGAAATCTTCATTGAAAACGGCCGCTTCCACGGGAAGCAAATCGTTACCGACATCCAGAAACATCTTGGCGGCCTCGCTCCAAAGCCCGAGGAAGAGGTCAAGGCCGAGCCGCTGGATTGA
- a CDS encoding gamma-glutamylcyclotransferase, with protein sequence MGFENQELALEGARLFVYGTLRKGNQAHELPLGQYPRFIENGHVQGRLYNLGGYPGAIWSARPGNRV encoded by the coding sequence ATGGGATTTGAAAATCAGGAGTTGGCATTGGAGGGAGCACGGCTGTTTGTATACGGGACTCTGCGGAAGGGGAATCAAGCGCACGAATTGCCGCTGGGACAGTACCCCAGGTTCATTGAAAACGGACACGTCCAGGGGCGGCTCTATAATCTGGGCGGATACCCTGGCGCCATCTGGTCAGCCAGGCCAGGCAACCGGGTTTAA
- a CDS encoding ParB/RepB/Spo0J family partition protein, whose product MSTPTWQRRFCNVSVRRAGLPLAIQMRHSAHYVEDIISRSGAAIGRMIAIEEIDPYADQPRKERGDLTGLADSVRQKGVLEPLLVRKNPDSGKFQIISGERRYFAARMAGLAELPCIEKNADDGETLELALIENMQRKDLTPFEEADGVQALGDRFGLTHEEIAVKIGKSRSSVTELLTLRVIPDDIKATCIENAVISKSQLLQVARQPTEARMRDVVRRFAQGTLNREQARQERNPKSKPRNGSFRYIPPNKDFKLTLHFKKGEVKREQIIATLRRVLEELERQG is encoded by the coding sequence ATGAGTACGCCAACCTGGCAAAGGAGGTTCTGCAACGTGTCGGTTAGACGGGCAGGATTACCGCTAGCGATCCAGATGCGCCACAGCGCGCACTATGTTGAGGATATTATCTCGCGGAGCGGCGCAGCCATCGGCCGTATGATTGCGATCGAAGAGATCGATCCTTACGCCGACCAGCCGCGGAAGGAACGCGGCGATTTGACAGGCCTGGCGGATTCGGTGCGTCAGAAGGGCGTGTTGGAACCCTTGCTGGTCCGCAAAAACCCCGATTCCGGCAAGTTCCAGATTATTTCCGGCGAGCGGCGCTACTTCGCTGCTCGCATGGCCGGTCTTGCGGAGCTTCCGTGCATCGAGAAGAATGCGGATGACGGCGAAACCCTGGAGTTGGCTCTCATCGAAAATATGCAGCGCAAAGACCTGACGCCTTTCGAGGAGGCTGACGGTGTCCAGGCCCTCGGCGACAGGTTTGGTCTGACCCATGAGGAGATTGCGGTTAAAATCGGGAAGTCACGCTCCTCCGTAACTGAGCTCCTGACGCTTCGCGTTATTCCTGACGACATCAAGGCCACCTGCATCGAAAATGCGGTGATTTCCAAATCCCAGCTTCTCCAGGTTGCCCGCCAACCCACCGAAGCCAGAATGCGCGATGTTGTCCGCCGCTTTGCGCAGGGAACGTTAAATCGCGAACAAGCCCGCCAGGAGCGCAATCCCAAAAGCAAACCCCGCAATGGATCTTTCCGCTATATCCCGCCGAACAAGGATTTCAAACTGACGCTGCATTTCAAAAAAGGCGAGGTCAAGCGGGAGCAGATCATCGCTACATTGCGCCGAGTGCTGGAAGAGCTCGAAAGGCAAGGCTAA
- a CDS encoding ParA family protein, which produces MIDPTRLNRSQGVARVIAVANQKGGVGKTTTAINLAAALALHKQRTLLIDLDPQANSTLTFINPAEVDGSIYEVLTGDKVRLLEVVKPTRWMNLSLVPSRISLAKLEAQLVGQFDGPFRLKDAVAACRDDFDMIVIDTPPALGIITVNALVAASFLIVPIQASYYALEGADDLLETLERIRARPNPELQLLGVLITLYDKRTNLARDIHKQVREVFGPKVFKTVIGKNVRLEESPAYRETIFSFAPQSSGAHEYANLAKEVLQRVG; this is translated from the coding sequence GTGATTGACCCAACCCGCCTTAACCGGAGTCAAGGAGTGGCCAGAGTTATAGCCGTTGCCAACCAGAAGGGGGGAGTTGGCAAAACCACAACCGCAATCAATCTCGCTGCCGCCCTGGCATTACACAAACAGAGGACGCTGCTGATTGACCTGGATCCGCAAGCCAACAGCACCTTGACATTTATTAATCCGGCCGAAGTTGACGGTTCCATCTACGAAGTCCTCACTGGCGACAAGGTGAGGTTGCTCGAGGTGGTCAAGCCGACTCGTTGGATGAACCTGTCTCTGGTTCCGTCGCGGATTTCGCTTGCCAAGCTGGAAGCTCAGCTCGTGGGTCAATTCGACGGGCCTTTCAGGCTGAAGGACGCCGTAGCCGCCTGCCGCGACGATTTTGATATGATCGTCATCGACACACCGCCGGCCCTGGGCATCATCACTGTGAATGCATTGGTGGCTGCTTCGTTTCTGATTGTTCCGATTCAGGCGTCCTACTATGCGCTCGAGGGCGCCGACGACCTGCTGGAGACGCTGGAGCGGATCCGCGCCCGGCCCAACCCCGAACTCCAGTTGCTGGGCGTTTTGATCACGCTCTACGATAAGCGGACCAACCTGGCGCGCGACATCCATAAGCAGGTCAGGGAAGTTTTCGGCCCTAAAGTGTTCAAGACAGTGATTGGCAAAAACGTCCGCTTGGAAGAAAGCCCGGCCTACAGGGAAACTATTTTCAGCTTCGCCCCTCAATCATCAGGAGCGCATGAGTACGCCAACCTGGCAAAGGAGGTTCTGCAACGTGTCGGTTAG
- a CDS encoding bifunctional nuclease family protein, translating into MEVEVKIRGLMMDPVTNMPIVILKDIEGASVLPIWVGIYEANAIALEIEKVTTPRPMTHDLLKNLLLGLETRVRKVVVNELKDDTFYALIWLEKDGETFSVDSRPSDALALALRVDCPIFVEDEVLKNSKVSGAGTDKANNDELRKWLENLNDEDIGRYKM; encoded by the coding sequence ATGGAAGTCGAAGTTAAAATTCGCGGCCTGATGATGGATCCCGTCACCAACATGCCGATTGTAATCCTCAAGGATATTGAAGGGGCGTCCGTGCTCCCAATCTGGGTGGGGATCTATGAGGCCAACGCCATCGCTCTCGAAATCGAAAAGGTGACAACTCCCCGGCCCATGACGCACGATCTGTTGAAGAATCTTCTACTCGGCCTGGAAACCCGCGTAAGGAAAGTGGTTGTCAATGAACTGAAGGACGACACCTTCTACGCTCTCATCTGGCTCGAGAAGGATGGCGAGACCTTTTCTGTCGATTCGCGCCCCAGCGACGCCCTGGCGCTCGCTTTGCGCGTGGACTGTCCGATCTTCGTCGAGGACGAAGTCCTGAAGAACTCGAAGGTTTCGGGCGCCGGCACTGACAAAGCTAACAACGACGAATTGCGCAAATGGCTGGAAAATCTTAACGACGAAGACATCGGCCGTTATAAAATGTAG
- the miaB gene encoding tRNA (N6-isopentenyl adenosine(37)-C2)-methylthiotransferase MiaB, with translation MSNDLFPILSGSDHCAADAKGQSASSVGYTAAGKPFYIETFGCQMNVHDSEKVAGVLMARGYRPVSTPDDAEIIFYNTCSIREKAAQKVFSRLGTFRKGYAGSRKVFGVLGCVAQQEAENIFERAPHVSLVCGSASYPKLPDLLAKLETGHHRVTGLDLDTEDCFETEMTRRDNRFRAYITIIEGCDKACSYCVVPTTRGPERSRPADKILAETRLLAAEGFTEIQLLGQTVNSYADPSAMRASFAELLSRVAETPGIRRVRFTTSHPSDFTREIVDAIDRQPVLCDQIHLPVQSGSNQILKRMLRTYTREEYLEKIHCIRNAKRAISISTDIIVGFCGETIDDFEQTISLLDEVGYDQVFSFKYSPRPKTPASNLEDSVPEEEKGRRLMVLQEKQRQIQIQRNQECIGKEYEVLVEGFHPRLGQVVGRTTSNRVVNFAGESSWVGQYMMVRVTASGPNSLVGQRVGAPAAGRGNDGMLFSDEQPGPFA, from the coding sequence ATGAGCAATGATCTTTTTCCAATCTTGTCGGGTAGCGATCATTGCGCTGCAGACGCAAAGGGTCAATCCGCCTCCTCAGTCGGATACACGGCCGCAGGCAAACCTTTCTACATTGAAACCTTTGGCTGCCAGATGAATGTGCACGATTCCGAAAAGGTAGCCGGTGTTCTCATGGCACGCGGGTATCGCCCCGTCTCGACTCCCGACGACGCTGAAATCATTTTTTATAACACCTGTAGCATAAGGGAAAAGGCTGCTCAGAAAGTCTTTTCGAGGCTCGGGACGTTCCGCAAAGGCTATGCCGGAAGCCGCAAGGTCTTTGGCGTCCTGGGCTGCGTTGCCCAGCAGGAAGCCGAGAACATATTCGAGCGTGCGCCCCACGTCAGCCTGGTTTGTGGTTCTGCAAGTTACCCGAAGCTTCCGGATTTGCTGGCGAAGCTTGAAACCGGCCACCACCGCGTGACGGGCCTCGACCTCGACACGGAAGACTGTTTTGAAACCGAGATGACAAGGCGTGACAATCGGTTTCGTGCCTATATCACCATCATCGAAGGTTGTGACAAGGCCTGCAGTTATTGCGTGGTCCCCACGACGCGAGGGCCGGAACGCAGCCGGCCCGCCGATAAGATATTGGCCGAAACCCGTCTTCTGGCGGCTGAAGGTTTCACGGAAATTCAGCTTCTCGGCCAGACTGTCAATTCTTATGCAGACCCCTCCGCCATGCGGGCCAGCTTTGCGGAATTGCTGTCGCGCGTGGCGGAAACTCCGGGCATTCGGCGTGTGCGCTTCACCACATCGCACCCGAGCGATTTCACCCGAGAGATTGTCGATGCCATTGACCGCCAGCCGGTGTTGTGCGACCAAATTCACCTGCCCGTGCAGTCTGGCTCGAACCAGATCCTGAAACGCATGCTCCGAACTTATACGCGCGAAGAATACCTCGAAAAAATCCATTGCATCCGCAACGCAAAGCGTGCTATTAGCATTTCGACGGATATCATCGTGGGTTTCTGCGGTGAGACGATTGACGACTTTGAGCAAACGATCAGCCTTCTTGACGAAGTCGGATACGACCAGGTTTTTTCCTTTAAATATTCACCTCGACCGAAAACTCCCGCCAGCAACCTTGAAGATTCTGTGCCTGAAGAAGAAAAGGGGCGACGGCTCATGGTCCTCCAGGAAAAACAGCGGCAAATTCAAATTCAAAGAAACCAGGAGTGTATCGGCAAGGAGTATGAGGTTCTGGTCGAAGGCTTTCACCCCCGCTTGGGGCAGGTGGTGGGAAGGACTACGAGTAACAGGGTTGTCAATTTTGCTGGAGAGTCATCGTGGGTAGGCCAGTACATGATGGTGCGAGTGACAGCATCGGGACCGAACAGCCTGGTTGGCCAGCGGGTGGGAGCGCCTGCTGCCGGGCGCGGAAATGACGGAATGCTTTTCAGCGATGAGCAGCCGGGCCCGTTTGCCTGA
- the recN gene encoding DNA repair protein RecN → MIHEIHIQNYAVIDDLTVDFYPGLNLLSGETGSGKSIVVDALGLALGGRAAADAIRTGCDRATVTAVFRSPAQPVWDKWREELGLEETNGEEILFRRVIQSNGRSRLLLNDQPVTASAVRALADLLVEVHGQNEQVTLFSQEAQLELLDRFTRAGELVGQVAELYGRRRQIETELESLNQNEQDRLRMIDLLGFQLRELDQAQLELGEDSRLEEEKHVLAHREKVLSAVSTIYGALYDDENSACERVGVAGRALDDLRAYDSSFDAHVSLLRDAKAQLEDLAMTLRDYAKDLDANPSRLEEIEDRLAILDRIKRKYGKTIEEAITYREKVRLQLSGFEHSDERREELTSELKQVAAKFRGAAEQLSQRRREAAASLEKLVRKELAALSMEKSRFAVHFEIAATDAAHTGGPKGIDAIEFRISPNPGEDLRPLGRIASGGELSRIMLALKTVLGTERPGRENGANKTYCPTFIFDEVDTGVGGRVAESVGQRLKRLSQTAQVICVTHLAQIACFADHHYYVEKFERGGRSHTSIRHLEGEKERAKELARMLSGRQVTDAVLKHAATMLKQASA, encoded by the coding sequence ATGATTCATGAAATTCATATCCAGAACTATGCCGTCATCGATGATCTTACCGTGGATTTTTACCCCGGGTTGAATTTGCTTTCAGGTGAGACCGGCTCCGGCAAATCCATCGTAGTTGACGCCTTAGGGTTAGCTCTCGGCGGCAGGGCCGCGGCGGACGCCATCCGGACAGGTTGCGACCGGGCTACGGTCACAGCCGTATTCCGTTCGCCGGCCCAGCCGGTGTGGGACAAATGGCGGGAAGAATTGGGCCTCGAGGAGACGAACGGTGAAGAGATCCTCTTTCGCAGAGTGATTCAATCGAACGGGCGCAGCCGGCTGCTTCTGAATGACCAGCCCGTGACGGCCTCTGCCGTCAGGGCGCTTGCCGATCTACTGGTCGAAGTCCATGGGCAGAACGAGCAGGTCACTCTATTTAGTCAGGAAGCCCAGCTTGAATTGCTTGACCGTTTCACAAGAGCAGGTGAATTGGTCGGGCAGGTGGCGGAACTTTATGGGCGTCGAAGACAGATTGAAACAGAACTCGAAAGCCTTAACCAGAACGAGCAGGATCGCCTGAGGATGATCGACCTGCTTGGTTTCCAGCTACGCGAACTGGACCAGGCGCAGCTCGAGCTGGGTGAAGATTCGCGACTGGAAGAAGAGAAACACGTCCTCGCGCACCGCGAAAAGGTTCTGTCGGCCGTTTCGACCATTTACGGCGCGTTGTACGATGACGAGAACTCCGCGTGTGAAAGGGTTGGGGTCGCCGGGCGAGCGCTCGATGATTTGCGGGCCTATGACTCCTCTTTTGACGCCCACGTCAGTCTTCTCCGGGACGCAAAAGCCCAGCTTGAAGATCTCGCGATGACCCTTCGCGACTATGCAAAGGACCTTGATGCCAACCCCAGCCGCCTTGAAGAGATTGAAGACCGCCTGGCCATACTCGATCGAATCAAAAGGAAATACGGTAAGACCATCGAAGAAGCGATTACTTATCGTGAGAAGGTGCGGTTGCAGCTCTCAGGCTTCGAGCATTCCGATGAGCGTCGCGAGGAATTGACGAGTGAATTAAAACAGGTTGCGGCGAAATTTCGCGGTGCAGCCGAACAGCTTTCCCAGAGGAGGCGGGAAGCTGCGGCGAGCCTTGAAAAACTTGTTCGGAAGGAACTTGCCGCGCTCAGCATGGAAAAAAGCCGGTTTGCAGTTCACTTTGAAATAGCAGCCACCGATGCGGCCCATACCGGAGGCCCCAAAGGGATTGACGCCATTGAGTTCAGAATTTCACCGAATCCAGGCGAAGACCTCCGGCCCCTGGGCAGGATTGCTTCAGGGGGCGAACTCTCGCGCATTATGCTGGCGCTCAAAACCGTGCTCGGCACAGAGAGGCCGGGCCGGGAGAATGGCGCCAACAAAACATATTGCCCTACTTTTATTTTTGATGAAGTTGATACAGGCGTCGGAGGCCGGGTGGCCGAAAGCGTCGGACAACGGCTCAAACGCCTGTCACAAACCGCCCAGGTTATCTGCGTGACGCACCTCGCCCAAATCGCCTGCTTTGCCGACCATCATTACTACGTGGAGAAATTCGAGCGAGGCGGCCGCTCGCATACAAGCATCCGCCACCTGGAAGGCGAAAAGGAGCGCGCCAAAGAACTGGCACGCATGCTTTCCGGCAGGCAAGTGACCGATGCCGTTCTGAAGCATGCTGCCACGATGTTGAAACAAGCTTCCGCATAA
- a CDS encoding flagellar motor protein MotA, with translation MVPALLVFFQGDIWQYLSSTGLVARLVLLILLFFSVLSWAIIFHKHRAFKRALRESGEFLQIFRQSKKLSEIRSSCSMLSGSPLPEMFQSGYREIESQATVSENPGKPVIRSLDSVRRSLQIGSTAELTRLESWMSWLATTAAAAPFIGLFGTVWGIMDAFHGLGASGAASLRSVAPGISEALITTAAGLFAAIPALIAYNQFVARLKQFGTMLDDFALEFLNMTERYFT, from the coding sequence TTGGTTCCAGCCCTACTCGTTTTTTTTCAGGGTGATATCTGGCAATACCTGTCTAGCACCGGTCTTGTCGCACGCCTTGTTCTCCTGATCCTTCTTTTTTTCTCTGTTCTTTCCTGGGCCATCATATTCCACAAGCATCGCGCTTTTAAGCGTGCCCTCCGCGAATCGGGGGAGTTCCTGCAAATATTCCGGCAAAGTAAAAAGCTGTCTGAAATTCGTTCCTCCTGCTCGATGCTATCCGGCAGTCCTCTGCCGGAAATGTTTCAGTCAGGCTACCGCGAAATTGAGAGCCAGGCAACCGTCAGTGAGAACCCCGGCAAGCCAGTCATTCGCAGCCTGGATTCCGTACGGCGCTCACTGCAAATTGGATCCACCGCGGAACTAACTCGTCTGGAAAGCTGGATGTCGTGGCTGGCAACGACGGCTGCCGCGGCACCTTTCATCGGGCTCTTCGGGACAGTCTGGGGCATTATGGATGCGTTTCACGGCCTTGGAGCCTCCGGGGCTGCCAGCCTTCGCAGCGTGGCCCCAGGCATTTCCGAGGCGTTGATTACCACCGCAGCTGGATTATTTGCTGCGATTCCGGCGCTGATTGCCTACAATCAGTTCGTCGCGCGATTAAAGCAATTTGGCACCATGCTGGATGATTTTGCATTGGAATTCCTAAACATGACGGAACGGTACTTCACATAA
- a CDS encoding biopolymer transporter ExbD has product MAFTSPKGTTQTSMSDINVTPFVDVMLVLLVIFMVTAPLLESGIEVDLPKTRTVKVISEERVVVTIDKRQTIYVGNDPVNIHRLGDIIRQRLKDADKSPVYIRCDQAVSFGAFAQVIDALKQSNLTNINIVTEPLNTKGTT; this is encoded by the coding sequence ATGGCCTTTACATCTCCCAAAGGGACAACCCAGACCTCGATGTCCGACATCAACGTCACTCCCTTCGTGGACGTGATGCTGGTGCTGCTGGTTATCTTTATGGTCACCGCCCCTCTGCTCGAGTCGGGTATTGAAGTGGACCTCCCGAAAACCCGGACCGTGAAGGTCATCTCTGAAGAGCGGGTAGTGGTGACTATCGACAAACGACAAACCATTTATGTAGGGAACGATCCGGTCAACATCCATCGCCTGGGAGACATTATTCGTCAGCGATTGAAAGACGCGGACAAATCCCCGGTCTATATCCGATGCGATCAGGCGGTTTCATTTGGAGCATTCGCGCAGGTGATTGACGCCTTGAAGCAATCCAATCTGACCAACATCAATATTGTCACTGAACCCCTTAATACCAAGGGGACAACGTGA
- a CDS encoding energy transducer TonB, with translation MGAAPFPVFDHRESLRGALTASIIFHVALTLSAVVYTLWGARLGKGWGVSVNAGNTVRVKTVASLPGVPLPMPKITTPNTVAVENPGLYKPEHVPKPPSELLTGQQIPKFKEAIKPPTPKVTANKRIQKEEKISANKRIQKEQVEPPPNAVPYGQGGAPTMSYSPATTPSGEMALGIGQQDFGERYGWYVQAVKNRVSSNWLLSTISPSLLSAPRVYVDFDINRDGSISNAQVKQSSGIPEVDRSALRAVLASSPLAPLPADYSGNKVSVEVYFDLKR, from the coding sequence ATGGGTGCTGCACCGTTCCCAGTCTTCGACCATCGCGAGAGCCTTCGAGGGGCGCTCACGGCGTCAATTATTTTTCACGTGGCGCTGACGCTCTCCGCAGTCGTGTACACCCTCTGGGGAGCGCGGCTTGGCAAGGGATGGGGGGTGTCCGTCAATGCCGGCAACACCGTCCGCGTAAAGACAGTGGCTTCCCTGCCAGGCGTGCCATTGCCGATGCCCAAGATTACCACTCCCAACACCGTGGCGGTAGAAAACCCCGGCCTCTATAAGCCTGAACACGTCCCCAAGCCACCGTCAGAACTGCTAACGGGGCAACAGATTCCCAAGTTCAAGGAGGCCATCAAGCCTCCCACACCGAAGGTCACTGCTAATAAGCGGATTCAAAAGGAAGAGAAGATCAGTGCCAATAAACGGATTCAAAAGGAGCAGGTTGAGCCGCCTCCGAACGCCGTGCCTTACGGGCAGGGTGGCGCACCGACCATGAGCTACAGTCCGGCAACCACTCCTTCCGGCGAAATGGCGCTGGGTATTGGCCAGCAGGATTTTGGAGAGCGTTACGGCTGGTACGTACAGGCCGTAAAGAATCGGGTCAGCAGCAACTGGCTGCTTTCGACGATCAGTCCGAGTTTGCTGAGCGCGCCTCGAGTGTATGTCGATTTTGACATCAACCGGGACGGGAGTATCAGCAATGCGCAAGTCAAGCAGTCGAGCGGCATCCCGGAAGTGGACCGCTCTGCCTTGAGAGCGGTCCTCGCATCGAGTCCTCTCGCCCCGCTCCCGGCCGATTATTCCGGAAACAAGGTGTCGGTGGAGGTTTACTTTGATCTGAAACGGTAG